The following coding sequences lie in one Lysobacter capsici genomic window:
- the trpA gene encoding tryptophan synthase subunit alpha, protein MNRIDAKFQQLHAAGRKALIPFVTAGDPSLEATVPVMHALVAAGADVIELGVPFSDPMADGPTIQRSSERAIARGAGLSWVLDAVREFRGRDAETPVVLMGYLNPIEIRGSTRFADDAVAAGVDGVLLVDLPPEEAAELRAAFAAAGLALILLASPTTTEARIALLCDDAQGYLYYVSFAGVTGAADLLDTGAANDRLHRIRARSKVPVVAGFGIKDAASAATMAREADGVVVGSALVAVLAETADAAAAAQAAGAFLAPLRQALDGAAG, encoded by the coding sequence ATGAATCGAATCGACGCCAAGTTCCAACAACTGCACGCCGCCGGCCGCAAGGCCCTGATCCCGTTCGTCACCGCCGGCGATCCGTCGCTGGAGGCGACCGTGCCGGTCATGCACGCGCTGGTCGCCGCCGGCGCCGACGTGATCGAACTCGGGGTGCCGTTCTCCGACCCGATGGCCGACGGCCCGACCATCCAGCGCAGCTCCGAGCGCGCGATCGCGCGCGGCGCCGGTTTGAGCTGGGTGCTCGACGCGGTGCGCGAGTTCCGCGGCCGCGACGCCGAGACGCCGGTGGTGCTGATGGGCTATCTCAATCCGATCGAGATCCGCGGCTCGACCCGCTTCGCCGACGACGCGGTCGCCGCCGGTGTCGACGGCGTGCTGCTGGTCGACCTGCCGCCGGAAGAAGCCGCCGAACTGCGCGCGGCCTTCGCCGCCGCCGGACTGGCGCTGATCCTGCTGGCCTCGCCGACCACCACCGAAGCACGCATCGCCTTGCTGTGCGACGACGCGCAGGGCTATCTGTACTACGTCAGTTTCGCCGGCGTGACCGGCGCGGCCGACCTGCTCGACACCGGCGCGGCCAACGACCGCCTGCACCGCATCCGCGCGCGCAGCAAGGTGCCGGTGGTGGCCGGTTTCGGGATCAAGGACGCCGCCAGCGCCGCGACCATGGCGCGCGAGGCCGACGGCGTGGTGGTCGGCAGCGCGTTGGTCGCGGTGCTGGCCGAAACCGCCGATGCCGCGGCCGCCGCGCAAGCGGCCGGCGCGTTCCTCGCGCCGCTGCGCCAGGCCCTGGACGGCGCCGCCGGCTGA
- a CDS encoding FimV/HubP family polar landmark protein, giving the protein MRSGFARTALALALALASGAACALGLGQIEVKSRAGQPLLAEIPVISSGPDELAQLRAGLASPETFRRIGLDAPQGIVTDLRFTLALDAAGKPVIRVTSTQPVNQPALTFLIEVDWGQGRLTREYSALIDAPRTVSAPMQPPIQAATGANPNTIERPLEAPLPFGAQPQATDPLAVENQLDRYDPGSVIAPGDPQAQPLPAEPIAIAADPVPAAPAQQSPQRPNAGKIAREPREPREPRPAAAAPKLAAEGDITVQGGQTLSGIAAGLSGPHTLNQTMIALLRANPEAFIGNNINRLKQGAVLRLPPTNQLATLDPREASELVRVQVQQWRQGVASAPVPQPISLESDAVAKAPVAPAATAAGKARSDDARLEIVPPGASRATQAGAQSGISAGGEGDMVRQDTQQTTETLAAREQELAELKSKVADLEQLQSKQQKLIAMKDSELAASQQRLAEQQARNDGGSPLPWIFGGLGVLALLLGGWAMSRREPKKPAFRAPLPVSDAASERSGPLADPVDSLRRRTEPAAPLVDPVAQLLGESAADSPARPNEPVEPVPAVAAAAAEEPASAPFWTAPKAEPQNKTKVPTWHSSEVGTSASRSGAAPARVEPALAPAAAVAAAAQANQAPASPAPANPGQERIELARAYLDLGDQSSARQLLGEVLINGDHAARQQAARLLREIEASS; this is encoded by the coding sequence GTGAGATCAGGTTTCGCACGCACCGCCTTGGCTCTGGCGCTGGCTCTGGCCAGCGGGGCGGCCTGTGCGCTGGGTCTGGGCCAGATCGAGGTGAAGTCGCGCGCCGGCCAACCCTTGCTGGCGGAAATCCCGGTGATCTCCAGCGGCCCGGACGAACTGGCGCAGCTGCGCGCCGGCCTGGCTTCGCCGGAAACCTTCCGCCGCATCGGCCTGGACGCGCCGCAGGGCATCGTCACCGACCTGCGCTTCACCCTGGCGCTGGACGCCGCCGGCAAGCCGGTGATCCGCGTCACCAGCACCCAGCCGGTCAACCAGCCGGCGCTGACCTTCCTGATCGAAGTCGATTGGGGCCAGGGCCGCCTGACCCGCGAGTACTCGGCGCTGATCGACGCGCCGCGCACGGTGTCCGCGCCGATGCAGCCGCCGATCCAGGCCGCGACCGGCGCCAACCCCAACACCATCGAACGTCCGCTGGAAGCGCCGCTGCCGTTCGGCGCGCAGCCGCAGGCGACCGATCCGCTGGCGGTGGAAAACCAGCTCGACCGCTACGACCCCGGCAGCGTGATCGCGCCGGGCGACCCGCAGGCGCAGCCGCTGCCGGCCGAACCGATCGCGATCGCGGCCGACCCGGTTCCCGCTGCGCCGGCGCAGCAGTCGCCGCAGCGTCCCAACGCCGGCAAGATTGCGCGCGAGCCGCGCGAGCCGCGCGAGCCGCGCCCGGCCGCGGCCGCGCCGAAGCTCGCCGCCGAAGGCGACATCACCGTGCAGGGCGGGCAGACCCTGTCGGGCATCGCCGCCGGCCTGAGCGGGCCGCATACGCTCAACCAGACCATGATCGCCTTGCTGCGGGCCAACCCCGAGGCGTTCATCGGCAACAACATCAACCGGCTCAAGCAGGGCGCGGTGCTGCGCCTGCCGCCGACCAACCAATTGGCCACGCTCGATCCGCGCGAAGCCAGCGAGTTGGTGCGGGTCCAGGTGCAGCAGTGGCGCCAGGGCGTGGCCAGTGCGCCGGTGCCGCAGCCGATCAGCCTGGAGTCGGACGCAGTCGCCAAGGCGCCGGTCGCCCCCGCGGCCACCGCCGCCGGCAAGGCGCGCAGCGACGATGCACGTTTGGAAATCGTTCCGCCGGGCGCCAGCCGCGCGACCCAGGCCGGGGCACAATCCGGCATCAGCGCCGGAGGCGAGGGCGACATGGTCCGTCAGGACACCCAACAGACCACCGAGACCCTCGCCGCGCGCGAGCAGGAACTGGCCGAACTCAAGAGCAAGGTCGCCGACCTGGAGCAGTTGCAGAGCAAGCAGCAGAAGCTGATCGCGATGAAGGACAGCGAGCTGGCCGCGAGCCAGCAGCGCCTGGCCGAACAGCAGGCGCGCAACGACGGCGGTTCGCCGCTGCCGTGGATCTTCGGCGGCCTGGGCGTGCTGGCGTTGCTGCTCGGCGGCTGGGCGATGAGCCGGCGCGAACCGAAGAAGCCGGCGTTCCGCGCGCCGTTGCCGGTTTCCGACGCGGCGAGCGAGCGCTCCGGGCCGCTGGCCGATCCGGTCGATTCGCTGCGCCGCCGCACCGAGCCGGCCGCGCCGCTGGTCGATCCGGTCGCGCAATTGCTCGGCGAATCCGCGGCCGACAGCCCGGCCAGGCCGAACGAACCAGTCGAACCGGTCCCGGCCGTTGCCGCGGCGGCCGCCGAAGAACCGGCCAGCGCGCCGTTCTGGACCGCGCCGAAGGCCGAGCCGCAAAACAAAACCAAGGTGCCGACCTGGCATTCCAGCGAAGTCGGTACCAGCGCGTCGCGCAGCGGCGCGGCCCCGGCGCGGGTCGAACCGGCGCTTGCGCCCGCGGCGGCCGTCGCCGCGGCGGCTCAAGCCAATCAGGCCCCGGCCAGTCCGGCCCCGGCCAACCCCGGCCAGGAGCGGATCGAACTCGCCCGCGCCTACCTCGACCTGGGCGATCAAAGCAGCGCCCGCCAGTTGCTCGGCGAAGTGCTGATCAACGGCGATCACGCCGCCCGCCAGCAGGCCGCGCGCCTGCTGCGCGAAATCGAGGCGTCCAGCTGA
- the truA gene encoding tRNA pseudouridine(38-40) synthase TruA, producing MAVEQQQSPISDGAAPVRRYALGVEYDGSEYSGWQRLVRPGEPDLRGEATVQTTLEQALSFVAGTPIEVTCAGRTDSGVHAACQVVHFDSPVEREPRGWVLGTTSRLPPSVCVRWCVPAAPGFHARFSARARRYRYRILNRPVRPALQRQYLTWERRALDADAMDRAAQALLGEHDFSAFRTVHCQAPHARRDLQYIRIRRDGDVVEMEVQANAFLHHMVRNIVGSLLLVGRGEQPETWIAELLAGRDRTVAGPTAPSSGLVFVGPRYPVECQLPAEVTL from the coding sequence ATGGCGGTAGAGCAACAGCAGTCTCCGATCAGCGACGGCGCCGCACCGGTGCGGCGCTACGCCCTGGGCGTGGAATACGACGGCAGCGAATACTCCGGCTGGCAGCGCCTGGTGCGTCCCGGCGAGCCGGACCTGCGCGGCGAAGCGACCGTGCAGACCACCCTGGAGCAGGCGCTGAGCTTCGTCGCCGGCACGCCGATCGAGGTGACCTGCGCCGGACGCACCGATTCGGGGGTCCACGCGGCCTGCCAGGTCGTGCATTTCGACAGCCCGGTCGAACGCGAGCCGCGCGGCTGGGTGCTGGGCACCACCTCGCGCCTGCCGCCGTCGGTGTGCGTGCGCTGGTGCGTGCCGGCCGCGCCCGGGTTCCATGCGCGCTTCTCGGCGCGCGCGCGCCGCTACCGCTACCGCATCCTCAACCGGCCGGTCCGGCCGGCGCTGCAGCGCCAGTACCTGACCTGGGAGCGGCGTGCGCTCGACGCCGACGCCATGGACCGCGCCGCCCAGGCCCTGCTGGGCGAACACGACTTCTCCGCGTTCCGCACCGTGCATTGCCAGGCACCGCATGCGCGCCGCGACCTGCAGTACATCCGCATCCGCCGGGACGGCGACGTCGTAGAAATGGAAGTCCAGGCGAATGCCTTTCTTCACCATATGGTGCGCAACATTGTTGGAAGCTTGCTGCTGGTCGGCCGCGGCGAACAACCTGAGACCTGGATCGCCGAGTTGCTGGCCGGTCGCGACCGCACGGTCGCCGGCCCGACGGCGCCCTCGTCGGGCTTGGTGTTCGTCGGGCCGCGCTACCCCGTCGAGTGTCAGTTGCCTGCCGAGGTCACCCTTTGA
- a CDS encoding phosphoribosylanthranilate isomerase — translation MSQPRTLFRTRIKFCGFTRPGDVRLACELGADAIGFVFAAGSKRRVAPEEARAMRQALAPLVDAVALFSDNPVDEVREVVRQVRPSLLQFHGNEDDAFCRGFGVPYLKAIPMGGELADQHPSALHMRYPGAAGFLFDSHARGGSGGSGKTFDWKRIPVGVQKPFVLAGGITPDNVFEAILATLPWGVDVSSGIESAPGLKDGDKMRHFVEQVRKADCHVD, via the coding sequence TTGAGCCAGCCCCGTACCCTGTTCCGCACCCGTATCAAATTCTGTGGTTTCACCCGTCCCGGCGATGTGCGCCTGGCCTGTGAGCTCGGCGCCGACGCGATCGGCTTCGTGTTCGCCGCCGGCAGCAAGCGCCGGGTCGCGCCCGAAGAGGCGCGCGCCATGCGCCAGGCGCTGGCGCCGCTGGTCGACGCGGTGGCCTTGTTCAGCGACAACCCGGTCGACGAGGTGCGCGAAGTCGTGCGCCAGGTCCGGCCGAGCCTGCTGCAGTTTCACGGCAACGAGGACGATGCGTTCTGCCGCGGCTTCGGCGTGCCGTATCTCAAGGCGATCCCGATGGGCGGCGAACTGGCCGATCAGCATCCCTCGGCGCTGCACATGCGCTACCCGGGCGCGGCCGGCTTCCTGTTCGACAGCCATGCCCGCGGCGGCAGCGGCGGCAGCGGCAAGACCTTCGACTGGAAGCGCATCCCGGTCGGCGTGCAGAAACCCTTCGTGCTGGCCGGCGGAATCACCCCGGACAACGTGTTCGAAGCGATCCTGGCGACCTTGCCCTGGGGCGTGGACGTGTCCAGCGGCATCGAGAGCGCGCCGGGCTTGAAGGACGGCGACAAGATGCGTCACTTCGTCGAACAAGTGCGCAAGGCCGATTGCCACGTCGATTGA
- the accD gene encoding acetyl-CoA carboxylase, carboxyltransferase subunit beta, whose protein sequence is MSWLKKLMPSGIRTETVAAKRRSVPEGLWEKCDRCGAVLYRPELEENLEVCPKCSFHMPIRGRVRLNALFDPGSTIEIGAELGPVDVLKFKDQKKYSERIKAAQKATGERDALIAMRGTLKQRPLVAASFDFAFMGGSMGSVVGERFTLGAETALQIGSPFVCFSASGGARMQESLFSLMQMAKTSAALGRLRAAGLPYISVMTHPTTGGVSASFAMLGDINMAEPEALIGFAGPRVIEQTVREKLPEGFQRSEFLVDHGAVDQICDRRELRDRLAHLLAMMMKQPQPEDDVEAA, encoded by the coding sequence ATGTCGTGGCTAAAGAAACTCATGCCGTCCGGCATCCGCACCGAAACGGTCGCGGCCAAGCGGCGCAGCGTGCCCGAGGGTCTGTGGGAGAAGTGCGACCGCTGCGGCGCCGTGCTGTATCGCCCCGAGCTCGAGGAAAACCTCGAGGTCTGCCCGAAATGCAGCTTCCACATGCCGATCCGCGGCCGGGTCCGGCTGAACGCGTTGTTCGACCCGGGCAGCACGATCGAGATCGGCGCCGAACTGGGCCCGGTCGACGTGCTCAAGTTCAAGGACCAGAAGAAATACTCCGAGCGGATCAAGGCCGCGCAGAAAGCCACCGGCGAGCGCGACGCGCTGATCGCGATGCGCGGCACGCTCAAGCAGCGGCCGCTGGTCGCCGCGTCGTTCGACTTCGCCTTCATGGGCGGCTCGATGGGTTCGGTGGTCGGCGAGCGCTTCACCCTGGGCGCCGAGACCGCGCTGCAGATCGGTAGCCCGTTCGTGTGCTTCTCCGCCAGCGGCGGCGCGCGCATGCAGGAAAGCCTGTTCTCGCTGATGCAGATGGCCAAGACCTCGGCCGCGCTCGGCCGCCTGCGCGCGGCGGGCCTGCCGTACATCTCGGTGATGACCCATCCGACCACCGGCGGCGTGTCGGCCTCGTTCGCGATGCTCGGCGACATCAACATGGCCGAGCCCGAAGCGCTGATCGGCTTCGCCGGCCCGCGCGTGATCGAGCAGACCGTGCGCGAGAAACTGCCCGAAGGCTTCCAGCGCAGCGAATTCCTGGTCGATCACGGCGCGGTCGACCAGATCTGCGACCGGCGCGAACTGCGCGATCGTCTCGCCCATCTGCTGGCGATGATGATGAAGCAGCCGCAGCCCGAGGACGACGTCGAAGCGGCCTGA
- a CDS encoding aspartate-semialdehyde dehydrogenase, with amino-acid sequence MNAKTSCNVAVVGATGAVGETMLKVLAERKFPIGKLHVLASERSAGEKLEYEGKTIVVEDLALFDPSGVDIALFSAGGSVSKAYAPKFAAAGAVVIDNSSAFRYDDDVPLVVSEVNPEAARNRPRGIIANPNCSTMQMLVALAPIHRQAKIERINVATYQSVSGTGKRAMEELGKQTAALLSFQQIDPQVYPVQIAFNVIPHGGDFTDNGYTTEEMKLVWETRKILGDDSIGVNATVVRVPVFYGHSEAVHIETRDKLSAADARALLEKAPGVVVVDEPVNGGYPTPVTHASGQDPVFVGRIREDISHPRGLSLWVVSDNIRKGAATNAVQLAELVWNER; translated from the coding sequence ATGAACGCCAAGACGTCCTGCAATGTCGCCGTGGTCGGTGCTACCGGCGCGGTCGGTGAAACCATGCTCAAGGTGCTGGCCGAGCGCAAATTTCCGATCGGCAAGCTGCATGTGTTGGCGAGCGAACGCTCGGCGGGAGAGAAACTCGAGTACGAGGGCAAAACCATCGTGGTCGAGGATCTGGCGTTGTTCGATCCGAGCGGCGTGGACATCGCGCTGTTTTCGGCCGGCGGTTCGGTGTCGAAGGCGTACGCGCCCAAGTTCGCCGCGGCCGGCGCGGTGGTGATCGACAACTCCTCGGCGTTCCGCTACGACGACGACGTGCCGCTGGTGGTCAGCGAGGTCAATCCCGAAGCGGCCCGCAACCGTCCGCGCGGGATCATCGCCAATCCGAACTGCTCGACCATGCAGATGCTGGTCGCGCTGGCGCCGATCCACCGCCAGGCCAAGATCGAGCGCATCAACGTGGCGACCTACCAGTCGGTGTCGGGCACCGGCAAGCGCGCGATGGAAGAACTCGGCAAGCAGACCGCCGCGCTGCTGAGCTTCCAGCAGATCGATCCGCAGGTGTATCCGGTGCAGATCGCCTTCAACGTGATCCCGCACGGCGGCGATTTCACCGACAACGGCTACACCACCGAGGAAATGAAGCTGGTCTGGGAGACCCGCAAGATCCTCGGCGACGACAGCATCGGGGTCAACGCGACCGTGGTGCGGGTGCCGGTGTTCTACGGCCATTCCGAGGCGGTGCATATCGAAACCCGCGACAAGCTCTCGGCGGCCGATGCGCGCGCGCTGCTGGAAAAGGCGCCGGGCGTGGTGGTGGTCGACGAGCCGGTCAACGGCGGCTACCCGACCCCGGTCACCCATGCCTCCGGGCAGGACCCGGTGTTCGTCGGCCGCATCCGCGAGGACATCTCGCACCCGCGCGGGCTGTCGCTGTGGGTGGTGTCCGACAACATCCGCAAGGGCGCGGCGACCAATGCCGTGCAACTGGCCGAGTTGGTCTGGAACGAGCGCTGA
- the trpB gene encoding tryptophan synthase subunit beta → MSADPIAPPIDFHAYPDANGHFGRYGGRFVAETLIAPIEELAKAYDAARVDPAFIREFENDLAHYVGRPSPIYHAQRLSDEVGGAQILLKREDLNHTGAHKINNTIGQALLASRMGKTRIIAETGAGQHGVASATVAARLGLECVVYMGATDIERQKINVYRMKLLGATVVPVTSGSQTLKDALNEAMRDWVTNVRDTFYIIGTVAGPDPYPRMVRDFNAVVGREARAQMLAEYGRLPDAITACVGGGSNAIGLFHAFLNDPAVRIVGAEAAGDGIDTGRHAASLAAGRPGVLHGNRTYVLCDDDGQIIETHSVSAGLDYPGVGPEHAFLKDTGRAEYVGVTDEEALDAFRTLARTEGILAALESSHAIAQAIKLARTMPKDQVVLCNLSGRGDKDVHTIAGREGLHF, encoded by the coding sequence ATGTCCGCCGATCCGATCGCCCCGCCAATCGACTTTCATGCCTATCCCGACGCCAACGGCCACTTCGGCCGCTACGGCGGACGCTTCGTCGCCGAGACCCTGATCGCGCCGATCGAGGAACTGGCCAAGGCCTACGATGCCGCCCGCGTCGATCCGGCCTTCATCCGCGAATTCGAAAACGACCTGGCCCATTACGTCGGCCGGCCGAGCCCGATCTACCACGCGCAGCGATTGAGCGACGAAGTCGGCGGCGCGCAGATCCTGCTCAAGCGCGAAGACCTCAACCACACCGGCGCGCACAAGATCAACAACACCATCGGCCAGGCCCTGCTGGCCAGCCGCATGGGCAAGACCCGGATCATCGCCGAGACCGGCGCCGGCCAGCACGGCGTCGCCAGCGCCACCGTGGCCGCGCGCCTGGGCCTGGAATGCGTGGTCTACATGGGCGCGACCGACATCGAGCGGCAGAAGATCAACGTCTACCGCATGAAGCTGCTCGGCGCGACCGTGGTGCCGGTGACCAGCGGGTCGCAGACGCTCAAGGACGCGCTCAACGAGGCGATGCGCGACTGGGTCACCAACGTGCGCGACACCTTTTACATCATCGGCACCGTCGCCGGCCCCGATCCGTACCCGCGCATGGTGCGCGACTTCAACGCCGTGGTCGGGCGCGAGGCGAGGGCGCAGATGCTGGCCGAATACGGCCGCCTGCCCGATGCGATCACCGCCTGCGTCGGCGGCGGCAGCAATGCGATCGGCCTGTTCCATGCGTTCTTGAACGATCCCGCGGTGCGCATCGTCGGCGCCGAAGCGGCCGGCGACGGCATCGACACCGGCCGTCACGCCGCCTCGCTCGCCGCCGGACGCCCAGGTGTGCTGCACGGCAACCGCACCTATGTGCTGTGCGACGACGACGGCCAGATCATCGAGACCCATTCGGTCTCCGCGGGCCTGGATTACCCCGGCGTCGGCCCCGAGCACGCGTTCCTGAAAGACACCGGCCGCGCCGAATACGTCGGCGTCACCGACGAGGAAGCGCTCGACGCGTTCCGTACCTTGGCGCGCACCGAAGGCATCCTCGCCGCGCTCGAGTCCAGCCATGCGATCGCGCAGGCGATCAAGCTCGCGCGCACGATGCCGAAAGACCAAGTGGTGCTGTGCAACCTGTCCGGTCGTGGCGACAAGGACGTGCATACCATCGCCGGGCGCGAAGGCTTGCACTTCTGA